TCCTGCCGCCTCCCGGTACCGGGGGAGGCGGGAGCTGCCCTGGCAGagcccctcctttcccctccgGCCGCGCTCAccgggacccgccgccggccgggccgTGGGGCTGCGACTCGCGGGAGCACGGGCTcgggggcgcggggccgggcccgaCCGGCGGCACAAAGCTGGTCGGGAGGCGCCGGGCGCTCCCCCGTCCCCACGGCGCTGCCCGGTGCCACGGGTGCTGCGCTGGGGCCGCGCAGCCGCGGCACCGGCAGGGAGGGAGTGAGGGGGGGGCGGACGCGGGACCCTCCgccgcgggcggggggcggctgACCGGCCTCGCCGCTGCGCTGGGCTGAGCGACTGCGGAGCACGAGGGGACCGGACCCGGTGCTGCTCTCGGTGGCTcggccctcccctccccgccccgctccgctccgctccgccccgccccggccctcCCCGGGGCGGCGCCGCGCAGAAGCGGcgggggagcgcggcggcggcggcggctccggcgcGATGGAGGGCGGCGGAGCGTACGGGGCGGCCAAGGCCGGCGGTGCCTTCGACCTGGGCCGCTTCGTGCAGCAGCCGCAGGTCCTGGCGCGGATCGCCAGCGCGGTGAGTcggggcgggacgggacgggacgggacggggcctGCTccggggccgcgccgcggggCTGTGGAGCGGCCCCGAGCCAGGCCGGCCCTGCGTCCCGGAGCCCGCACGGCCCGGCCTTCCCcgccttccttccctcctgcccggcccggcccggcccggccttcCCTTCCCCTCGCGGCGTCCTGCCCCGGCGCAGCCGCGGTGAGGGGCACTCCGCTGAGAGCCCCCCCTGGAAGGGGCCCCACAGCCCCGGTGCTGCCCGCCGGACACCTGCTCGCTCCCTCCTCTGCAGGTCTTCGCCCTGATCGTCTTCGCCTGCCTGATCGGGGAGGGCTACAGCAACGTACCCAGTTCCCCCCAGCTCTTCTGCATCTTCAACCACAACGAGGACGCCTGCCGCTACGGCATCGGCATCGGCGTCCTCGCCTTCCTCGCCTGCATCTTCTTCTTCATGGTGGACATCTACTTCCCCCAGATCAGCAACACCACCGACCGCAAGTACCTGGTCCTGGCAGACCTCGGCTTCTCAGGTACTGGCGGCCACAGGGCAGGGCTGCGCCTTCTGCGGCTGCTACGATGGCTGCCCTTGTCTCGTGACGTGGCCGCCGGTGCCTGGTGAAGGGAGTCGCTCCCGCCTGGCATGCTGCCCACGGGCCACGCGCTGCCTGCTTGAAAGCGCTCTGAGGAGCCATGGGGAGCAGCACGCTGGCAGCTGCGCCGGGCTGGGCGCCTGCGCTGGCCTctaggccccccccccccacgatGGCAGCAGAAGCCCGGTGGGAGCAGGGTCTGGCCTGGGGACctgcctgggagcagcaggatgCAGCCCCAGTCCCTCACACCGCCTTCCTCCTGCAGGTCTCTGGACGTTCCTGTGGTTCattggcttttgtttcttgacCAACCAGTGGGCCTGGACGCAGGCTGAAGACGTATACATTGGGGCTGACTCGGCCCGTGCCGCCATCACCTTCAGcttcttctccatcttctcctgGGTGAGTGAAGCCAcggcagagcccagccctgccttgcTCGGGAGGCAGGGTGGAGGGGCTCCCCGGGCCACACAGCCCAGGGTAGCCCTGACGCCACCGACCCCCTCATTTTTCTAGGGCCTCCTGATTGCCTTCGCTTACAAGAGGTACAAAATGGGGGTGGAGGACTTTGCTCACAGCTACATCGACCCCACCCCGGAGGCTTCAGCTCCCTACTCCAGCTACCCCAACATCAGTCACGAGAGCTACCAGCAGCCGCCCTTCACCCACACGGCAGAAGCCCCGGAGGGTTACCAGCCCCCGCCGGTGTACTGAGCCCCTGCCCAGTGGCCCGGCAAAGATGGCTGTACCAGTGCAATTCTCTtctttggggtgggaggggagggaccTGTGACTTGAAGGGGGaaggtggggtgggagggtggcGGCTGCTTTGTGTGAAGGCCACCGCGCCTtggtgctggggtgcaggaggggcCTGGTCCTGACGGTGGAGCTGAGCTCCCCGCCACTGGGATCCGGTGCTTGGTGTGTAGTGGGTGATTCGGCACACAGTGGGTGATTCGCAACTGCTGAGCGCAGCCTCATGGCTCCGCCGAGGGTGGGTGAGCTCCTGCCCCTGCCGTTGTGGCCTTGGGGGAAGCAGCC
This region of Buteo buteo chromosome 13, bButBut1.hap1.1, whole genome shotgun sequence genomic DNA includes:
- the SYNGR2 gene encoding synaptogyrin-2, giving the protein MEGGGAYGAAKAGGAFDLGRFVQQPQVLARIASAVFALIVFACLIGEGYSNVPSSPQLFCIFNHNEDACRYGIGIGVLAFLACIFFFMVDIYFPQISNTTDRKYLVLADLGFSGLWTFLWFIGFCFLTNQWAWTQAEDVYIGADSARAAITFSFFSIFSWGLLIAFAYKRYKMGVEDFAHSYIDPTPEASAPYSSYPNISHESYQQPPFTHTAEAPEGYQPPPVY